In a single window of the Portunus trituberculatus isolate SZX2019 chromosome 9, ASM1759143v1, whole genome shotgun sequence genome:
- the LOC123501725 gene encoding putative nuclease HARBI1 — MAEQQQQQLQRQQRVYRQRRDVFNEYNDDELIKRFRMNRAGIILVTVADIVMDKLQSRTERNRPPSPATKVAITLRYLATGKMKQCSSDDFGTSQATISRVITQTIAALSEPDIVTQFVKFPLTRQEVQVKQEEFMEDYRFPSVVGTIDGTHIRIVAPSVDEHLYVNRKRYHSINVQVVFDAKYRILDVLARWPGSVHDARILDESGLKALFEQNYVPAGCYLLGDSGYPCKEWLLTPYLNPLAGVQTNYNTAHKKTRCVVERGVGQLKRRFHVLHGEVRLSPEKTCKIVYVCALLHNMCKQFNIPLPINEEDELFHDAAEGDHVRVDNLHESETEGGQSSADPTIH; from the exons ATGgcggaacaacaacaacaacaactacaaagaCAACAGCGAGTGTATCGACAGCGACGGGACGTATTCAACGAGTACAATGACGACGAACTCATCAAACGCTTCAGGATGAACCGTGCTGGTATAATACTCGTAACAGTGGCTGATATAGTGATGGACAAACTTCAATCCCGAACAGAACGGAATCGACCACCGAGTCCTGCGACGAAGGTGGCAATTACCCTAAGATATTTGGCCACGGGTAAAATGAAACAGTGCAGCAGTGACGACTTTGGGACCTCGCAAGCAACAATCAGCCGTGTCATTACTCAGACAATTGCTGCACTGtcagaaccagatattgtaacTCAATTTGTAAAATTCCCATTGACTCGCCAAGAAGTGCAAGTGAAACAAGAAGAGTTCATGGAAGACTATAGGTTTCCCAGTGTTGTGGGTACCATAGATGGCACACATATTAGAATTGTGGCTCCCAGTGTCGATGAACATTTATATGTAAATAGAAAACGATACCACAGCATCAACGTGCAAGTCGTATTCGATGCCAAGTACAGGATACTTGATGTTTTGGCACGGTGGCCTGGCTCAGTACATGATGCCAGGATATTGGACGAGTCTGGCTTGAAGGCACTTTTTGAACAAAACTATGTCCCAGCGGGATGCTACCTTCTAGGAGACAGTGGTTATCCTTGCAAGGAGTGGTTGCTGACGCCTTATCTAAACCCTCTGGCTGGCGTTCAGACAAACTATAACAC AGCACACAAGAAGACACGTTGTGTAGTAGAAAGGGGGGTTGGCCAGCTCAAGCGACGGTTCCATGTACTTCATGGTGAAGTACGATTGTCCCCAGAGAAGACATGCAAAATCGTCTATGTCTGTGCTCTGCTCCACAACATGTGCAAGCAGTTTAACATTCCACTGCCTATCAACGAGGAAGATGAACTGTTCCACGATGCAGCTGAAGGGGAC CATGTTAGGGTGGACAATCTTCATGAGAGCGAGACTGAGGGTGGACAATCTTCAGCTGACCCGACcattcactaa